Proteins found in one Oscillatoria nigro-viridis PCC 7112 genomic segment:
- the dnaB gene encoding replicative DNA helicase — protein MGVSFVDKIMPTNIDAEEAILGGILIDPIAINRVANILRPEALAITVHQHIYRAALALHSKEQPTDLMNVTTFLDDHNLLEVVGGQTKLVMLVDRTVSAVNIDQYALLVVDKFVRRELIKIGNDLVQLGYETSTELDAILNEAEQKIFVLNKYKEERQKAIRPLSEYCHELWRYLDEIEEQRLETANYCPGISTGFYDLDDLLGGGFYRGELIVIGGRPGSGKTALACALGYNIASLPRNGRVLMFSMEMPGRDLAARLMALESGVSVKDIRQVNLAGKYEVLASALGKVSDADFWIDESLEPSPLEIRSRVREFVCERGPLGLVIVDYLQLMVNSADENFVNKISEITRQMKILAREVDTPVVLLSQLNRGVETRTNKRPSLSDLRGSGGIEQDADVVLGVYRDDYYNPDSPDRGIAEIIGLKGRNSGTGTVKLLFDAECCRFRNIYKLP, from the coding sequence ATGGGAGTCAGTTTTGTTGACAAAATTATGCCGACTAATATTGATGCAGAGGAAGCAATTTTAGGCGGAATTTTGATCGACCCAATCGCCATTAACCGAGTCGCAAATATTCTGCGTCCCGAAGCGTTAGCAATTACAGTCCACCAACACATTTATCGGGCCGCTTTAGCGCTGCACTCTAAAGAGCAGCCCACAGACTTGATGAACGTCACCACTTTCCTCGACGACCACAACCTGCTGGAAGTAGTAGGGGGTCAAACTAAACTGGTAATGCTGGTAGACCGAACTGTTTCAGCCGTCAACATCGACCAATATGCCTTGCTAGTCGTGGACAAGTTTGTCCGGCGCGAACTCATCAAAATTGGTAATGACCTGGTGCAGCTTGGCTACGAAACTTCCACCGAATTGGATGCCATACTAAATGAAGCCGAGCAAAAGATTTTTGTCCTCAATAAGTACAAAGAAGAGCGACAGAAAGCTATTCGGCCTCTTTCGGAATACTGCCACGAACTTTGGCGATATCTAGATGAAATTGAGGAACAGCGCTTGGAGACTGCTAACTACTGTCCTGGAATCAGCACGGGGTTTTACGACCTCGACGACCTATTGGGAGGGGGATTCTACCGAGGCGAATTGATTGTCATAGGAGGTCGCCCCGGCAGCGGCAAAACAGCTTTGGCTTGCGCGCTTGGGTACAACATTGCTTCCCTCCCCAGGAACGGTCGGGTTTTGATGTTTTCGATGGAAATGCCGGGTCGGGACTTGGCAGCGCGGCTAATGGCACTTGAGAGTGGGGTGTCGGTGAAAGATATCAGGCAAGTTAACCTAGCTGGTAAGTACGAAGTGCTAGCTTCGGCTTTGGGGAAAGTTAGCGATGCTGATTTTTGGATAGACGAAAGTTTGGAACCATCTCCCCTAGAGATTCGTTCGAGAGTTAGGGAGTTTGTTTGCGAGCGCGGCCCCTTGGGTTTGGTAATTGTTGATTACCTGCAATTGATGGTGAATTCAGCGGATGAAAATTTTGTCAATAAAATCAGCGAAATTACGCGGCAGATGAAGATTTTGGCTCGCGAGGTTGACACGCCAGTTGTGCTGCTTTCCCAGCTCAATCGGGGGGTAGAGACTCGCACAAATAAACGTCCAAGTTTATCGGATTTGCGTGGCTCTGGTGGGATTGAACAGGATGCGGATGTTGTGCTTGGAGTTTACAGGGACGATTATTACAATCCTGATTCTCCCGATCGGGGAATCGCTGAAATTATTGGATTGAAAGGGCGCAATAGCGGAACGGGAACGGTTAAGTTGCTGTTTGATGCTGAATGCTGTCGGTTTCGGAATATCTATAAACTGCCGTAA